In the Candidatus Electrothrix sp. GW3-4 genome, one interval contains:
- a CDS encoding DUF86 domain-containing protein: MYDKTLVLDILHQLLEATEKIQQRFEQIETVSDFTDSPFGMERMDSICMQLIAIGESLKNIDKITKRELLVQYPEIDWKGAKGLRDIIAHQYFNVDAEEIFWVCEKHLPPLSETIRQMISDITL; encoded by the coding sequence ATGTATGACAAAACCCTTGTCCTGGATATCCTGCATCAGCTTCTGGAGGCAACGGAAAAGATACAGCAACGTTTCGAGCAAATCGAGACGGTTTCCGATTTTACAGATTCTCCATTCGGCATGGAGCGGATGGATTCAATCTGCATGCAGCTGATAGCAATCGGAGAAAGTTTAAAAAACATCGACAAAATAACCAAGAGAGAGCTTCTCGTGCAATATCCTGAGATTGATTGGAAAGGCGCAAAAGGCTTGAGAGACATCATCGCCCATCAATACTTCAATGTTGATGCCGAGGAGATATTCTGGGTTTGTGAGAAACATCTCCCTCCTCTTAGCGAAACAATCAGGCAGATGATATCTGACATAACACTTTAA
- a CDS encoding nucleotidyltransferase family protein: MTPSDILTILARYKRENSSKYGINNIGIFGSYSTGQATDKSDIDVVIETAYPDLYTLVHIKEELEALFNKPVDLIRNRKNMNPYLKKRIEKDARYV; encoded by the coding sequence ATGACTCCCTCGGATATTTTAACTATCTTAGCCCGCTACAAAAGGGAAAATTCCAGCAAATACGGCATTAACAACATCGGCATATTCGGTTCATACTCCACCGGACAGGCAACCGACAAAAGCGATATTGATGTTGTTATCGAAACCGCATATCCTGATCTCTACACCTTGGTGCATATCAAAGAGGAACTTGAGGCGCTCTTTAACAAGCCTGTCGATCTTATCCGCAACAGAAAGAACATGAATCCATACCTCAAGAAACGCATTGAAAAGGATGCCCGGTATGTATGA
- a CDS encoding helix-turn-helix domain-containing protein, translated as MPKKYIVQLTPKERCHLQEVIKKLSGGSQKVRRAHILLKADANGPCWKDSRIAEAFNCRTKTVENIRQNFVLHGFQQALDGKKRATPPTPKLLNGEQEVKIIATRLGSPPPGYANWSLRLLARHVVELEIVPSISHETIRQVIKKTG; from the coding sequence ATGCCAAAAAAATACATTGTCCAATTGACTCCAAAAGAACGCTGTCATTTACAGGAGGTTATCAAAAAGCTTTCGGGGGGCAGCCAGAAAGTCCGTCGTGCTCACATCTTATTGAAAGCTGATGCAAATGGCCCCTGTTGGAAAGACAGCAGGATAGCAGAAGCATTCAACTGTAGGACAAAAACGGTTGAGAACATCCGTCAAAATTTTGTTTTGCACGGTTTTCAACAGGCTCTTGACGGAAAAAAACGTGCAACCCCGCCTACTCCGAAACTATTGAATGGGGAGCAGGAGGTTAAAATCATTGCCACTCGTCTTGGTTCACCTCCGCCGGGATACGCAAATTGGTCACTGCGCCTTTTAGCCCGACATGTTGTTGAATTGGAAATAGTTCCGTCGATCAGCCATGAAACTATTCGCCAAGTAATAAAAAAAACGGGATGA
- a CDS encoding IS630 family transposase has translation MNNRKIQYWVIPPKHDAEFVANMEDVIEVYERPYNPNHPFLCMDEQPVQLIKETRLPIPATKNHAKRVDYEYERNGTASIFMFTEPLSGWREATARPRRTKTDWAIEVARLLEGRYAECEKITLVCDNLNTHTKGAFYEAFPPERARALVRRIEFCYTPKHGSWLNIAENELSSMTRQCLANRRIGDIETLQKEIAAWSSDVNNTQRGVEWQMKISDARCKLKSVYPKIKS, from the coding sequence ATGAACAACCGGAAAATCCAATACTGGGTTATTCCACCAAAACACGATGCGGAATTCGTGGCCAACATGGAAGATGTGATAGAGGTTTATGAAAGACCGTATAATCCTAATCATCCTTTTCTTTGTATGGACGAACAACCAGTTCAGCTGATAAAGGAAACTCGTTTACCTATCCCGGCAACTAAAAATCATGCTAAACGCGTTGATTATGAGTATGAGCGTAACGGAACAGCCAGTATTTTCATGTTCACCGAGCCTCTTTCAGGCTGGCGTGAAGCCACAGCTCGTCCTCGGCGGACTAAAACAGATTGGGCGATCGAAGTGGCTCGCCTCCTTGAAGGTCGCTATGCAGAATGTGAAAAGATAACGTTGGTTTGCGATAATCTCAACACCCATACAAAGGGAGCTTTTTATGAGGCTTTTCCTCCTGAACGTGCTCGTGCATTAGTACGCCGGATTGAATTTTGTTACACACCGAAACATGGTAGCTGGCTCAATATAGCAGAAAACGAATTGAGCTCCATGACTCGACAATGTCTTGCCAATCGTCGTATAGGAGATATCGAGACGTTACAGAAAGAGATTGCCGCATGGTCAAGCGATGTGAATAACACTCAACGTGGTGTTGAGTGGCAAATGAAAATTTCTGATGCCCGGTGCAAATTAAAATCCGTTTACCCTAAAATTAAGTCGTGA
- a CDS encoding AAA family ATPase gives MRILRLRLHNLNSLTGKWELDFTHPAFMSDGIFAITGPTGAGKTTILDAICLALYGRTPRLDRVTKGGNEIMSRQSGECSAEVEFATIKGIFRSSWYQHRGRKQADGALQPPKRELSEVESGRILTTKANEVAQQVEEYTGMDFDRFTRSMLLAQGGFAAFLQASQDERAPILEQITGSAIYSEISKRVHARFTDEQAKQKKLEERTGSMQLLTPAEAATIQAELDKQRQEETQLNTAMEERAAALAWLNRIKALREELERITKEQEGLTQEEQTFAEDAARLKAAQQALVLGGDYAQLLATREQQAEERATVEALWQRLPAQEQALAQIEERLARSKDQLMHCQRNWDQGHSLLKQVRELDLRIREKEQAIGKEQAIHHDLQQKNGAGQKQTAQFEQDLSLAQAQQRQSRTYLDAHQVDEQLMSDLAGICKTLARLREIADKQAALGPALEKAEQQAGLAAQAWQAKVQACTAAEKHLATLRQQRQEVQEEAGARLQGRQLEELRREQLLLAEQRNILGGLLEILRKKEVVEQELTKIRLRQKELAEANKEQEQQLRQLRQQQDQAQEEVETRRTLVEQAKRIRDLEEERTHLRKNTPCPLCGALEHPYATGDIPPLNEYEKNLQAALTAAKQAEQALNRAEVQAARLIQDGQNLAERTREKQEAIQEAEERIAEQCREFEALAPGAENSLQQETPSALTARLGRLEERLSSIQQQLEALEQLDRKLARLSKSLEEQQAKVNQTIQEQERAVHVKEQTEQEQQRLGQEQQATAKELEQIRALALEELAAYGITELRLPALSQILADLTTRKDCWQQQQKACSAAGERITALQTELREVQAGMNARAAQLANLEQAIAEDSQQRQALGEERFQLFGEKKNPDAEERKLTTARNQAEERVNQEQKTQSQLLRECELTRAGIKEREASINKRTEALTGLEEAFLQRLQENQYTNEAAWQAARLPEEERGRLQKRAEALQNRRARLDERLQDRQTRLQEEEQLRLTETDSEELSKEHTALITARRQATERIGSLNQQLQADKEQRARQQDLLTGLEAQKKECLRWKELHDLIGSADGKKYRNFAQGLTFELMVSRANEQLARMTDRYLLVRDQAQPLELNVIDSWQAGEIRSTKNLSGGESFVVSLALALGLSEMVGGNVRVDSLFLDEGFGALDEEALETALETLAGLRREGKLIGVISHVGALKERIACQLEVVPGTGGQSVVQGAGVRRVE, from the coding sequence ATGCGCATCCTTCGACTTCGTCTCCACAATCTCAACTCTTTGACCGGCAAATGGGAACTGGATTTCACCCACCCGGCCTTCATGAGCGACGGCATCTTCGCCATCACCGGCCCCACCGGGGCAGGCAAGACCACCATCCTGGATGCCATCTGCCTGGCCCTGTACGGGCGCACCCCCCGCCTGGATCGGGTAACCAAGGGCGGCAACGAGATTATGTCCCGCCAGAGCGGGGAATGCTCTGCTGAAGTGGAATTCGCCACCATCAAGGGCATCTTTCGCTCCTCCTGGTACCAGCACAGGGGACGCAAACAGGCAGACGGTGCCCTCCAGCCCCCGAAACGGGAGCTCTCCGAGGTAGAGAGCGGACGTATCCTGACCACCAAGGCCAACGAGGTCGCCCAGCAGGTGGAAGAATACACGGGCATGGATTTTGATCGCTTCACCCGCTCCATGCTCCTGGCCCAGGGCGGCTTTGCCGCCTTTCTCCAGGCCAGTCAGGATGAACGCGCCCCGATCCTGGAACAGATCACCGGCAGCGCAATCTATAGCGAGATCTCCAAACGGGTCCATGCTCGCTTTACTGACGAACAAGCGAAACAAAAAAAACTGGAGGAACGGACTGGATCCATGCAACTGCTCACTCCGGCTGAAGCTGCAACGATCCAGGCGGAATTGGATAAACAACGGCAAGAGGAAACCCAACTCAATACAGCAATGGAGGAAAGGGCCGCAGCCCTGGCCTGGCTCAACAGGATCAAGGCCCTGCGCGAAGAATTGGAACGGATAACGAAAGAGCAGGAAGGTCTGACCCAGGAAGAGCAGACCTTTGCTGAGGATGCGGCCCGACTCAAGGCAGCCCAACAGGCCCTGGTTCTGGGAGGGGATTATGCCCAACTCCTTGCAACCCGCGAGCAGCAGGCAGAAGAGCGCGCAACAGTGGAGGCCCTCTGGCAGAGATTACCAGCCCAGGAACAGGCCCTTGCCCAGATAGAAGAACGGCTTGCCAGAAGCAAAGATCAGCTCATGCACTGCCAAAGGAACTGGGACCAAGGGCATAGCCTGCTCAAACAGGTCCGGGAGCTGGATCTCCGCATCCGGGAAAAGGAACAGGCCATCGGTAAAGAACAGGCTATCCACCATGATCTCCAACAAAAAAACGGCGCAGGACAAAAACAGACTGCTCAGTTTGAACAGGATCTCAGCCTTGCCCAAGCGCAGCAAAGGCAAAGCCGTACCTATCTGGATGCCCATCAGGTGGATGAACAGCTGATGAGCGATCTGGCAGGCATCTGCAAGACCCTTGCCCGCCTGAGAGAGATTGCTGATAAACAGGCGGCCCTTGGTCCGGCCCTGGAAAAGGCAGAGCAGCAGGCAGGCTTGGCGGCCCAGGCCTGGCAGGCAAAGGTGCAGGCCTGCACCGCAGCAGAGAAGCATCTTGCCACTCTTCGCCAGCAACGGCAAGAGGTCCAGGAGGAGGCCGGAGCCCGCCTGCAAGGACGGCAACTGGAGGAGCTGCGCCGGGAACAGCTCCTCCTTGCTGAGCAGCGCAATATCCTGGGAGGTCTGCTGGAAATCCTCCGCAAAAAAGAAGTGGTGGAACAGGAGCTGACCAAGATCCGTCTCCGCCAGAAAGAGCTGGCTGAGGCAAACAAAGAGCAAGAGCAGCAACTTCGCCAGTTACGGCAACAACAGGATCAGGCCCAAGAGGAGGTGGAAACCCGACGGACCCTGGTCGAGCAGGCCAAGCGAATCCGGGACCTGGAAGAAGAACGGACCCACCTGCGGAAAAACACCCCCTGCCCCCTCTGCGGCGCCCTGGAGCACCCCTATGCTACGGGCGATATCCCGCCCCTCAACGAATATGAAAAAAATCTGCAAGCCGCCCTGACAGCTGCAAAGCAGGCGGAACAGGCGCTGAACAGGGCCGAGGTCCAGGCGGCCCGTCTGATCCAGGATGGACAAAACCTTGCCGAGCGAACCCGAGAAAAGCAAGAGGCCATTCAGGAGGCAGAGGAACGAATCGCAGAACAATGCCGCGAATTCGAGGCCCTGGCGCCGGGGGCAGAGAATAGCCTGCAACAAGAAACGCCCTCGGCATTGACCGCGCGCCTGGGTCGGCTTGAAGAACGGCTGAGCAGCATCCAGCAGCAGCTGGAGGCCCTGGAGCAGCTGGACAGAAAACTGGCCCGACTCAGCAAGAGCCTGGAGGAGCAGCAGGCCAAGGTCAACCAGACCATACAGGAGCAGGAGCGGGCCGTTCATGTCAAGGAGCAGACGGAACAGGAGCAGCAGCGTCTTGGCCAGGAGCAACAGGCCACAGCAAAGGAGCTGGAACAAATCCGCGCCCTGGCCCTGGAAGAACTGGCAGCATACGGGATCACAGAGCTTCGCCTCCCTGCCCTGTCCCAGATCCTTGCCGACCTGACCACCCGCAAAGATTGCTGGCAGCAGCAGCAAAAGGCCTGCAGCGCAGCAGGAGAACGGATCACGGCCCTGCAAACGGAGCTGCGAGAGGTGCAGGCAGGCATGAACGCACGTGCGGCCCAGTTGGCAAACCTGGAACAGGCAATAGCCGAGGACAGCCAGCAACGCCAGGCCCTTGGCGAAGAGCGCTTCCAGCTCTTTGGCGAGAAGAAGAACCCGGACGCCGAAGAACGCAAGCTGACAACGGCCCGTAACCAGGCTGAAGAGCGCGTAAATCAGGAACAGAAGACGCAATCCCAGCTGCTCAGGGAATGCGAGCTAACCAGGGCCGGGATCAAGGAGCGAGAGGCATCCATCAACAAGAGAACAGAGGCCTTGACCGGGTTGGAGGAGGCCTTCCTGCAACGGCTGCAGGAAAACCAGTATACCAATGAGGCGGCCTGGCAGGCCGCACGTCTGCCTGAGGAGGAACGGGGCCGTCTGCAAAAACGAGCTGAGGCATTGCAGAACCGCCGAGCCCGGCTTGACGAACGGCTGCAGGACAGGCAGACCCGCCTTCAGGAGGAAGAACAGCTCCGACTCACTGAGACGGATTCTGAAGAACTCAGCAAAGAACATACAGCGCTGATCACGGCCCGCAGGCAGGCAACAGAGCGGATCGGTTCCCTGAACCAGCAATTACAGGCGGATAAGGAGCAGCGCGCCCGGCAGCAGGACCTACTGACCGGCCTGGAGGCCCAGAAAAAGGAATGCCTGCGCTGGAAGGAACTCCATGACCTGATCGGCTCGGCAGACGGCAAAAAATACCGTAACTTTGCCCAGGGCCTGACCTTTGAGCTCATGGTCTCCCGGGCCAACGAGCAACTGGCCCGGATGACCGACCGCTACCTGCTGGTCCGGGATCAGGCCCAGCCCCTGGAACTCAACGTGATCGACTCCTGGCAGGCCGGAGAGATCCGCTCCACCAAGAACCTATCAGGTGGAGAAAGCTTTGTGGTCAGTCTGGCCCTGGCCCTGGGGCTCTCCGAGATGGTGGGCGGCAATGTGCGGGTGGACTCCCTCTTTCTTGATGAAGGCTTTGGTGCCCTGGATGAGGAGGCCCTGGAAACGGCCCTGGAGACCCTGGCCGGGCTCCGCCGCGAGGGCAAGCTGATCGGGGTGATCTCCCATGTGGGGGCTCTTAAGGAGCGGATCGCCTGTCAGCTAGAGGTGGTTCCGGGCACGGGTGGGCAGAGTGTTGTGCAGGGGGCCGGGGTGAGGAGGGTGGAGTGA
- a CDS encoding exonuclease SbcCD subunit D C-terminal domain-containing protein gives MSSPSLRILHTSDWHIGRTLYGRHRYAEFTAFFNWLHDTIVEQQVDILLVAGDVFHTTTPSNRAQQLYYNFLCRVAASSCRHLVVTAGNHDSPTFLSAPRELLLALNIHVLAALPSSPAEEVLVLKDQAGEPEAIICAVPFLRDRDIRTAVAGQDQDDRERDLVQGIKQHYSEVCAEAEEQRNKLARPVPIIGMGHLFTAGGSTVEGDGVRNLYVGSLASVSADAFPDSLDYLALGHLHAPQKVGGNETRRYSGAPLVMGFGEAEKEKKVCLLAFPESGPPTVTPLTVPVFQAIKRIQGDWDHIQAELTTLKLEGRAIWLEIIYQGEELIADLRQRLDEIIADSSLEILRIRNHRIIEQALHPVQAEETLADLHHEEVFSRCLDAHAIPPEQRPSLLAAYQEIALTVEQDDPMAE, from the coding sequence TTGAGCTCTCCCTCTTTACGTATCCTCCACACCTCAGACTGGCATATAGGCCGCACCCTCTACGGACGCCACCGCTACGCCGAGTTCACCGCCTTTTTTAACTGGCTCCACGACACCATAGTCGAGCAGCAGGTGGACATCCTGCTGGTGGCGGGCGACGTCTTCCACACCACCACCCCCAGCAACCGGGCCCAGCAGCTCTACTACAACTTCCTCTGCCGGGTTGCTGCCTCGTCCTGCCGTCATCTGGTGGTGACCGCTGGCAACCACGACTCGCCCACCTTTCTCAGCGCCCCGCGAGAACTCCTGCTCGCCCTTAATATCCACGTCCTGGCCGCCCTGCCCTCCTCGCCTGCCGAGGAAGTCCTGGTCCTCAAAGATCAGGCCGGAGAACCCGAGGCCATCATCTGCGCGGTGCCCTTTCTCCGCGACCGGGATATCCGCACAGCAGTCGCCGGACAGGACCAGGATGACCGGGAACGGGATCTGGTCCAGGGCATCAAACAGCATTATAGCGAGGTCTGCGCCGAAGCCGAGGAGCAGCGGAACAAGCTGGCCCGTCCGGTGCCGATCATCGGGATGGGTCATCTCTTCACCGCTGGCGGCAGCACCGTGGAAGGCGACGGGGTACGTAATCTCTATGTGGGCTCCCTGGCCTCTGTGAGTGCGGACGCTTTCCCGGATAGCCTGGATTACCTGGCCCTAGGCCATCTCCATGCCCCGCAAAAGGTAGGGGGCAACGAAACCCGACGCTACAGCGGAGCCCCTCTGGTAATGGGTTTTGGCGAGGCAGAAAAGGAAAAGAAGGTCTGTCTGCTTGCGTTCCCTGAATCCGGCCCGCCGACCGTTACCCCGCTGACCGTCCCGGTCTTTCAAGCCATCAAGCGCATCCAGGGGGACTGGGACCATATCCAGGCCGAGCTCACCACCCTGAAACTGGAAGGCCGGGCCATCTGGCTGGAGATTATCTATCAGGGCGAGGAGTTGATCGCCGATCTGCGCCAGCGTCTTGATGAAATCATAGCAGACAGCAGCCTGGAGATCCTGCGCATCCGCAATCACCGCATTATCGAACAGGCCCTGCACCCTGTCCAGGCCGAAGAGACCTTGGCCGATCTCCACCATGAAGAGGTCTTCAGCCGCTGCCTGGATGCCCATGCCATCCCTCCAGAGCAACGTCCTTCCCTGCTGGCTGCCTATCAGGAAATTGCCCTGACCGTGGAGCAGGATGACCCGATGGCTGAATAA